In Penaeus chinensis breed Huanghai No. 1 chromosome 11, ASM1920278v2, whole genome shotgun sequence, a genomic segment contains:
- the LOC125030439 gene encoding uncharacterized protein LOC125030439 translates to MTRDQERRRNERFQQRRNLRSNSQPSSRDPSPAGAASELHLLPVVAGGSNPEVRQAVQVMATEITMFREVLDRVNALVDEIREYKEQNNQLDARLQRQEESLREKEVADVETRRRQAEERVEDERQQQDALAERDEQIRQLHQQLQERNGELDNARRPQLEIQPTEQERMNVGRQQREAVDDRDQQIQQLRNQLQEREGELTELRRNQNTATTPSQRQRSTGDLNSRISCGRHTSTLADFHLPREPPQPLPRSRAQTPEPVCRLPLLQPHPQQHLRQVSPQLPIPEVGRRSTDQMPHCRDCTSLRCPSAQTSSTAPVSYVFTKEKVPLFKGDATASQPLKKNQEIEGWIRAIENVVKPSTSEAYIQAVRANCRGPAELIINSPLFDHIREWETFKAALRSKFRGTYTAADFYKVLYENRMTPGQAPMDYFLQLEGSVYQGYRDHREAIGDPAELVRRIFLSGIPSWLRDFLALKEDGSPTQIAEAAQRIWNSRNGIRHSESSSSQEFQRSPDRPPRVRDHYAMPISVDSPVSAFPVAVQGKCASDQGTLPETVPFNHARATVLPEPLAEPARGATNTQAVATRTIATVTSPGPVGRPLVALNVEEATALCFIDTGSEVTIIKPRALRLIDPHGFVRQRDAARQLCGVTGNSLDAYSEVTLTFCLDTDLKIRHQVTVCDIQFPGDILLGMDLLRRTSFSLSSSLHDWACLTLEGRAFSVTYTDACSLQLCIVNVESGLPKVADPDGANAESLHSSVASNLANNPLPAAVHLRQTTELPPHAGRFLEGTIEKSGPSDGDILLIPQISAVCASPYLVTTASQHRCPVWVVNHLARPVRLTQGTRLGTVTSVNEIYTTKTSHAVPPNPVIAGNTDSIKTDFWEDSEEAADFSWEEDHFDQIYGLEDFGYEDDQDLFPAELPPSFALAAVETAEALEDLIHPGLNEFEACLQHLEEAQRTELQTLLHRYSELFDGGEEAVGHIPGVQHRINTGDANPVCTRQWRLPQVTRSIIRDQCNSMLRQGVIEPSTSPWLSPVVLVKKKNGSLRFCVDYRNLNTVTTADTYPLPRIEELIDELGPTDTFTTLDAKAAYWSVEVHPEDRPKTAFSDGYRLFQFCRLPFGLSTAPTTFQRTMNIVLSSVLGRHTLAYLDDIIIYSRGFSQHLIDLEETLKLLSAAGLKLNSEKCSFATTTINFLGFTITPEGVQPDRNKVTAISETPVPQTVKEVRRFLGATGFFRKHIQGYATLAAPLHLLLKKGQPWEWGIDQQQAFDNLKESLVSAPVLQQPDFSKPFELHTDASSLAVGAVLIQRDADGTPHAIAYYSRKLRDPESRYPAIDCEALAVVEGVRVFDSYLYGRKFIIFTDHRPLVYVFKRRTKSPRMTRYAHDLSFYDFEIRYKEGPTNHVPDLLSRHIAALDVNVLSPEKLAIEQGKDPKLQDLLAYLRDGTVPKRKMPLPLSDFELKDGVLYRLLHLPDKILYQVFVPETLHHSALKAAHEPPLAMHPGIHRTYHNLRSMFYWPNMLRDTRRYVEHCLSCQQARGVAQRVPMAEAPLALYPLERVSMDILDLSQAPMRWALTIIDQHTRFMQVIPLKDITASRVHRVFLDYWVTYFGPPRVIQTDNGRQFISQVFAELVEILRATHHFTIRYHPQANGLVERTNRVVKAALRAVVGEHPGNWHKYVPELRLALNSAIHRTTGEQPLYLLTGRHGYFPVGLTNEAVFDENTTFQQRLKTARRAAIEASKNAREVYGKSYNQRAKGSFTPEEGHLVWYKEMVPRPLGPKWRGPARICKRLGPVSFEVQHLDSGKVLRAHLNHLRPYKSSEELAYADVEEDPDELPEDNDPWVAILTSCVWDPGIHAVIILFGILSAVTESLHGVTSCMLDNIRTLLSMSHWPCATWMLRLLLEVLSEMLGTLLSMR, encoded by the exons ATGACCAGAGaccaggagagaagaagaaacgaaaggttCCAGCAGCGCAGAAACCTCCGATCCAACAGCCAGCCCAGTTCCCGTGATCCATCTCCTGCAGGCGCAGCTTCAGAGCTTCATCTCCTGCCTGTGGTCGCTGGTGGCTCCAACCCAGAAGTAAGACAAGCAGTTCAAGTGATGGCGACCGAAATCACGATGTTTAGGGAAGTGCTGGATAGGGTAAATGCCCTGGTTGATGAAATTCGGGAATACAAAGAGCAGAACAATCAACTCGATGCACGGCTCCAGCGACAGGAAGAAAGTCTCAGGGAGAAAGAAGTTGCAGACGTGGAAACTCGGAGGAGACAAGCTGAGGAGCGTGTGGAAGATGAGCGGCAACAGCAGGATGCATTGGCAGAGAGGGATGAACAGATCCGACAACTTCATCAACAGCTTCAAGAAAGGAACGGGGAGCTGGATAATGCACGACGCCCCCAGCTAGAAATCCAGCCAACTGAACAAGAGAGGATGAATGTAGGACGCCAGCAGAGGGAAGCCGTAGATGACCGGGACCAGCAAATTCAGCAGCTTCGGAATCAGCTtcaggaaagagaaggtgaaCTGACAGAACTTCGCCGTAACCAGAATACGGCAACAACTCCTTCCCAGCGACAGCGTAGTACAGGAGACCTGAATAGCAGAATCTCCTGTGGCCGCCATACATCTACCCTGGCAGATTTCCATCTACCTCGCGAACCACCGCAACCTCTCCCACGTAGCAGAGCCCAAACTCCTGAGCCTGTGTGTCGCCTCCCATTGCTTCAGCCTCATCCACAACAGCATTTGCGGCAAGTTTCACCACAGCTGCCAATACCTGAAGTCGGAAGACGTTCTACTGACCAGATGCCACACTGCAGGGATTGCACTAGTCTCCGCTGCCCATCTGCACAAACCTCCAGCACAGCCCCAGTGTCCTACGTATTCACCAAGGAGAAGGTCCCTCTTTTTAAGGGTGATGCAACTGCTTCGCAGCCACTTAAAAAGAACCAGGAGATTGAGGGGTGGATACGAGCCATAGAGAATGTAGTGAAACCATCCACCTCAGAGGCCTACATTCAAGCAGTTCGGGCCAATTGCCGAGGGCCTGCTGAGCTGATTATAAACTCTCCTCTCTTTGACCACATTAGGGAATGGGAAACCTTCAAAGCAGCCTTACGGAGTAAATTTCGTGGGACCTACACTGCGGCAGATTTTTATAAGGTCCTTTATGAAAATCGAATGACACCAGGACAAGCCCCCATGGATTACTTCCTCCAGCTTGAAGGAAGTGTCTATCAAGGATACCGCGACCATCGCGAGGCGATCGGAGATCCAGCAGAGCTTGTCAGGAGAATTTTCCTTAGTGGTATTCCATCTTGGCTTCGGGACTTTCTTGCCCTTAAGGAGGATGGGAGTCCAACTCAAATTGCTGAAGCAGCTCAGCGAATTTGGAATTCGCGCAATGGGATCAGGCATAGTGAAAGTTCCTCATCACAAGAATTTCAGCGCTCACCTGACCGTCCTCCACGTGTACGTGATCACTATGCCATGCCTATATCGGTCGATAGTCCAGTTTCGGCCTTCCCAGTAGCTGTCCAAGGAAAGTG TGCAAGCGACCAGGGCACTTTGCCAGAGACTGTCCCTTTCAACCATGCCAGGGCGACAGTGCTCCCAGAGCCACTGGCAGAACCAGCCCGGGGAGCTACCAACACTCAAGCGGTGGCCACCAGAACAATAGCCACAGTGACGTCTCCAGGACCTGTTGGACGACCACTCGTGGCACTCAATGTTGAGGAAGCCACTGCTTTGTGCTTCATCGACACAGGTTCAGAGGTGACAATTATCAAACCCAGGGCCCTTCGGCTGATTGATCCACATGGTTTTGTACGCCAGAGGGATGCTGCACGTCAACTCTGTGGGGTGACAGGTAATTCCCTGGATGCTTATAGTGAAGTGACCCTGACCTTCTGCCTTGACACTGACCTGAAGATACGTCATCAAGTTACTGTGTGTGACATCCAGTTCCCTGGTGATATTCTCCTAGGAATGGACTTATTGCGGAGAACCTCCTTCAGCCTGTCCTCCAGCCTGCATGACTGGGCTTGCCTCACTTTGGAAGGCCGGGCCTTTTCTGTCACCTATACTGATGCCTGCTCGTTGCAGCTATGCATTGTAAATGTAGAGAGTGGCCTGCCAAAAGTAGCAGATCCTGATGGGGCTAACGCTGAATCCTTGCATTCTTCGGTTGCTTCAAACTTGGCCAACAACCCTTTACCTGCTGCAGTACACCTCCGACAGACCACGGAGCTCCCACCACATGCTGGGCGTTTCCTGGAGGGTACGATTGAAAAGTCTGGCCCTAGTGATGGTGATATTCTTCTGATTCCCCAAATTTCAGCTGTGTGCGCATCTCCCTACCTTGTTACTACAGCCTCACAACACCGCTGCCCTGTGTGGGTAGTGAATCACCTGGCAAGGCCTGTACGACTGACACAGGGAACACGTTTGGGGACGGTAACATCAGTGAATGAAATATACACAACCAAGACATCACACGCTGTGCCACCGAATCCAGTCATTGCTGGGAACACGGACTCCATCAAGACTGATTTTTGGGAAGACAGTGAAGAGGCTGCAGACTTTAGCTGGGAGGAAGATCATTTTGATCAGATTTATGGACTGGAAGACTTTGGGTATGAAGATGACCAGGATCTATTTCCAGCAGAATTACCCCCTTCATTTGCACTTGCTGCAGTTGAAACAGCTGAAGCTTTGGAGGACCTAATACATCCGGGCCTAAATGAATTTGAAGCATGTCTACAACACTTGGAAGAGGCCCAGCGCACAGAGCTACAGACACTCCTTCATCGTTACTCAGAACTTTTTGATGGCGGGGAAGAAGCAGTTGGCCACATTCCAGGTGTTCAACATCGGATCAACACTGGTGATGCTAACCCTGTGTGTACTCGACAGTGGCGGCTCCCTCAAGTGACCCGAAGCATCATTCGGGACCAATGTAACTCTATGCTAAGGCAAGGAGTAATTGAGCCTTCAACATCACCATGGCTCAGCCCCGTGGTGTtagtaaaaaagaagaatggatCGCTGCGGTTTTGTGTAGACTACCGTAATCTAAATACAGTCACCACAGCTGATACATATCCGCTACCTCGCATAGAGGAACTCATAGACGAGTTGGGTCCAACAGATACTTTCACCACACTGGATGCCAAGGCAGCATACTGGAGTGTAGAGGTCCATCCAGAGGACAGACCAAAAACTGCCTTCAGTGATGGATATAGACTTTTTCAGTTCTGTAGACTCCCATTTGGTCTCAGCACAGCCCCAACAACCTTCCAACGAACTATGAACATCGTCCTTTCCTCAGTCTTAGGGCGCCATACCTTAGCTTATCTGGATGACATCATCATATATTCAAGAGGCTTTTCACAACATCTGATAGACCTTGAGGAAACACTGAAGCTTCTCTCTGCAGCTGGATTGAAGTTGAACTCTGAGAAGTGTAGCTTTGCTACAACCACCATCAATTTCTTGGGATTCACTATAACTCCTGAAGGTGTCCAACCAGACCGTAATAAGGTTACTGCCATTTCTGAGACTCCTGTGCCGCAAACTGTAAAGGAAGTTCGTCGTTTTCTTGGTGCTACAGGTTTTTTCAGAAAACATATCCAAGGATATGCAACCCTAGCTGCTCCTTTGCATCTTCTTCTAAAGAAGGGTCAACCTTGGGAATGGGGTATAGATCAGCAGCAGGCCTTTGATAACCTGAAAGAAAGTCTTGTTTCTGCACCAGTTCTCCAACAACCTGACTTCTCCAAACCATTTGAGTTGCACACTGATGCCAGTAGCCTTGCTGTAGGAGCTGTACTTATCCAGAGAGATGCGGATGGAACACCTCATGCTATAGCTTACTATAGCCGGAAGTTGCGAGATCCAGAAAGCCGGTATCCTGCAATAGACTGTGAAGCCCTTGCTGTTGTCGAAGGTGTTCGTGTCTTCGACTCGTATCTTTATGGTCGAAAGTTTATCATCTTTACCGACCACCGACCACTCGTCTATGTTTTCAAGCGCCGTACTAAGTCACCGAGAATGACTAGGTATGCTCACGACTTATCTTTCTACGACTTTGAGATTCGATACAAAGAAGGACCCACAAATCATGTGCCTGACCTGCTGTCACGCCATATTGCTGCTCTAGATGTTAATGTCTTGTCTCCAGAAAAGTTAGCAATTGAACAAGGTAAGGATCCAAAGCTGCAAGACCTCTTAGCTTATCTCCGGGATGGAACTGTTCCAAAACGGAAAATGCCACTCCCACTCTCAGACTTTGAGCTAAAGGATGGAGTTCTCTATCGGCTGCTACACCTTCCTGATAAGATTTTATACCAGGTATTTGTTCCGGAAACTCTCCATCACTCAGCACTGAAGGCAGCTCATGAGCCACCCCTTGCGATGCACCCTGGAATCCATCGGACCTACCACAATCTCCGCAGTATGTTTTATTGGCCAAACATGTTACGTGACACCCGTCGTTATGTGGAACATTGCCTTTCATGTCAGCAAGCACGAGGGGTTGCCCAGAGGGTTCCTATGGCTGAAGCCCCATTGGCCCTTTACCCTTTAGAAAGAGTCTCCATGGACATTTTGGACCTGAGTCAAGCACCGATGAGATGGGCACTTACCATCATAGATCAGCACACACGTTTTATGCAGGTGATCCCACTCAAAGATATTACAGCTTCTAGAGTTCATCGGGTCTTTCTTGATTACTGGGTGACATACTTTGGCCCACCTCGAGTCATTCAGACAGACAATGGTCGTCAGTTCATTTCTCAGGTGTTTGCAGAGTTGGTAGAGATTTTGCGAGCCACTCATCATTTCACCATTAGGTATCATCCGCAAGCAAACGGTCTTGTTGAAAGGACCAATCGTGTAGTGAAGGCTGCCCTTCGTGCTGTTGTTGGTGAACACCCTGGAAATTGGCACAAATATGTACCAGAGTTGCGACTTGCTCTCAACTCTGCCATTCACCGGACTACTGGTGAACAGCCCTTATACTTGCTCACTGGAAGGCACGGATACTTTCCTGTGGGTTTGACAAACGAAGCAGTTTTTGATGAGAACACCACCTTTCAACAGCGACTGAAGACTGCTCGCCGTGCAGCTATTGAAGCTTCCAAGAATGCTCGGGAAGTCTATGGAAAGTCTTACAATCAGCGTGCAAAAGGAAGCTTTACCCCGGAAGAGGGCCACTTAGTCTGGTATAAAGAGATGGTGCCTCGTCCACTAGGACCAAAATGGCGTGGACCTGCTCGCATCTGCAAGCGACTGGGCCCTGTTTCATTTGAAGTTCAGCACCTGGATTCTGGCAAGGTTCTCCGCGCCCATCTTAACCATCTGAGACCTTACAAATCATCAGAAGAACTTGCTTATGCTGATGTTGAAGAGGATCCTGATGAGCTTCCTGAAGATAATGATCCATGGGTAGCAATTCTCACGTCATGTGTTTGGGATCCTGGTATTCATG ctgttatcattttgtttggGATCTTGTCGGCGGTAACAGAATCTTTGCATGGTGTCACAAGCTGCATGTTAGATAATATAAGGACTCTGCTTTCCATGAGTCATTGGCCTTGTGCCACATGGATGTTGAGATTGCTGTTAGAGGTACTTTCAGAGATGTTAGGGACTTTACTTTCCATGCGTTAA